A single Spirochaetae bacterium HGW-Spirochaetae-1 DNA region contains:
- a CDS encoding PTS fructose transporter subunit IIA — MSPVAVYTNKKFIRELEADNKFRAIEELAQVFQDSEICSDVETLTRALKEREEIMSTGIGLGIAIPHAKINMVKEMAFAIGISKKGIDFDSLDGHPVHLIILVAAGERQHKDYLRLLSNIMAILKNEKTKESIIRSSSPDEILGILEKEGK; from the coding sequence ATGTCCCCCGTAGCGGTTTACACAAATAAAAAATTCATCCGGGAACTGGAAGCTGACAACAAATTCAGGGCCATCGAGGAACTGGCACAGGTCTTCCAGGACAGTGAAATCTGTTCCGACGTGGAAACCCTGACACGGGCCCTTAAGGAACGGGAGGAGATCATGAGTACGGGAATCGGACTGGGTATTGCCATACCCCACGCCAAGATCAACATGGTAAAAGAGATGGCCTTTGCCATAGGTATATCCAAGAAAGGAATCGACTTTGATTCGCTGGACGGTCATCCCGTTCACCTCATAATCCTCGTAGCGGCGGGGGAACGGCAGCACAAGGATTACCTGAGGCTGCTCTCGAATATCATGGCAATCCTGAAAAATGAGAAGACAAAGGAAAGCATAATCAGGTCATCGTCCCCGGACGAAATCCTCGGTATTCTTGAAAAAGAAGGAAAATAA
- a CDS encoding leucine--tRNA ligase — protein MEEREYSFIDIENKWQKKWEEDGAFKNTVDPSKEKYYVLEMFPYPSGRLHMGHARNYTIGDIVSRYMKMKGKNVFHPIGWDSFGLPAENAAIKNNIPPHKWTAENIDNMKKQLRRMGFSYDWTRELATYKPEYYQWNQWLFVKMLEKGLVYKKKSSVNWCPSCQTVLANEQAENGVCWRCDSEVHQKDLEQWFFRITAYAERLLAGHEELKDTWPEQVITMQRNWIGRSKGLEITFKLESGEDFPIYTTRPDTVYGVTFMVIAPEHPLLEKITDSAVKEFIKRIKTQSMADRISDDKEKEGIDTGLKIINPFNNEKVPLYVGNFVLMEYGTGAIMAVPAHDTRDFAFAKKYGIPVKLVIDNPESPIEVNAMTDAYIDDGVNVNSGPFNGFHNREAIEGISDYAEKQGFGKRQVNYRIRDWGISRQRYWGCPIPMIYCDKCGAVPVPEKDLPVLLPTEVDFHGDSRSPLTQMESFLNVKCPGCGGEARRETETMDTFVDSSWYYAKYTSPGSAEIFDKNEVNYWMPVDQYIGGIEHAVLHLLYARFFGMVLHDMGLLNSTEPFKRLLTQGMVIKDGAKMSKSKGNVVDPDEIIAKYGTDTVRLFMLFAAPPQKDLDWSDKGVEGSYRFIGRVWRFVNRFAHLYDAGHAVDNQALTDALKTIRIEMHRTLKIVTKDIEERMQYNTAIARMMELTNALYQVEEKEWESPAGRAVLSEIFDKFIPMLSPFIPHAAEEMWETLGRKQGLTAAAWPEYIDELTTRNETEIVFQVNGKIRSKEMVPSDITKEDMEKMAMENDRVKEFIEGKSIVKVIAVPGKLVNIVVK, from the coding sequence ATGGAAGAACGCGAGTATTCATTCATCGATATAGAAAATAAATGGCAGAAAAAATGGGAAGAGGACGGTGCCTTTAAGAACACCGTTGATCCCTCGAAAGAAAAATATTATGTCCTGGAGATGTTCCCCTATCCCTCGGGACGCCTTCACATGGGACACGCGAGAAATTACACCATCGGCGACATCGTGTCGCGGTACATGAAAATGAAGGGGAAAAACGTTTTTCATCCCATTGGATGGGACTCCTTCGGCCTTCCAGCTGAGAACGCCGCTATCAAGAACAATATACCGCCGCACAAATGGACGGCGGAAAATATCGACAACATGAAAAAGCAGCTCCGCCGCATGGGCTTTTCCTATGACTGGACCAGGGAGCTGGCCACCTATAAGCCGGAATATTACCAATGGAACCAGTGGCTGTTTGTAAAAATGCTCGAGAAGGGTCTGGTGTACAAGAAAAAATCATCGGTAAACTGGTGTCCCTCGTGCCAGACCGTCCTGGCCAATGAGCAGGCGGAAAACGGTGTGTGCTGGCGCTGCGATTCCGAGGTACACCAGAAGGACCTGGAACAGTGGTTCTTCAGGATAACCGCCTATGCCGAACGGCTCCTGGCGGGACATGAAGAACTGAAGGATACATGGCCGGAGCAGGTCATCACCATGCAGCGCAACTGGATCGGCCGGTCAAAGGGACTGGAGATAACTTTTAAACTGGAATCAGGAGAGGATTTCCCTATATACACGACGCGGCCCGACACGGTGTACGGCGTTACCTTCATGGTCATCGCCCCGGAGCACCCGCTCCTGGAAAAAATTACCGATTCTGCCGTAAAGGAATTTATCAAACGTATCAAGACACAGTCCATGGCCGACCGCATCTCCGACGACAAGGAAAAAGAGGGGATCGATACGGGACTGAAAATCATCAATCCCTTCAACAATGAGAAAGTGCCCCTGTACGTGGGCAACTTCGTTCTCATGGAATACGGTACGGGCGCCATTATGGCCGTCCCGGCCCACGACACCAGGGACTTTGCCTTCGCGAAAAAATACGGCATCCCCGTTAAGCTCGTCATCGACAACCCTGAAAGTCCCATCGAGGTGAATGCCATGACCGACGCCTATATCGATGACGGCGTCAATGTCAACTCGGGACCCTTCAACGGTTTCCACAACCGCGAGGCCATCGAAGGCATTTCCGATTACGCCGAGAAGCAGGGATTCGGGAAGCGGCAGGTGAACTACCGCATCCGCGACTGGGGGATTTCCCGTCAGCGTTACTGGGGCTGCCCAATCCCCATGATCTACTGCGACAAATGCGGGGCAGTTCCCGTACCGGAAAAGGACCTGCCGGTCCTGCTTCCTACCGAGGTTGACTTCCACGGCGACTCCCGCTCCCCGCTGACACAAATGGAATCCTTCCTCAATGTCAAGTGCCCGGGCTGCGGCGGAGAGGCTCGCCGCGAGACCGAGACCATGGACACCTTCGTGGACTCATCATGGTATTATGCGAAATACACCTCGCCGGGATCGGCGGAAATTTTTGATAAAAACGAAGTGAACTACTGGATGCCCGTGGACCAGTATATAGGCGGCATCGAGCATGCCGTGCTTCACCTGCTCTACGCCCGCTTCTTCGGCATGGTGCTGCACGATATGGGCCTCCTGAACTCCACCGAACCGTTTAAAAGACTCCTCACACAGGGTATGGTCATTAAGGACGGGGCCAAGATGAGCAAGTCCAAGGGCAATGTAGTTGACCCCGACGAGATCATCGCGAAATACGGCACTGACACGGTACGCCTTTTCATGCTCTTCGCAGCGCCTCCCCAGAAGGACCTGGACTGGTCCGACAAGGGCGTCGAGGGAAGCTACCGCTTCATCGGCCGGGTATGGCGTTTTGTTAACCGCTTCGCCCATCTATACGACGCCGGGCATGCCGTCGACAACCAGGCGCTCACCGATGCCCTGAAAACAATCAGGATCGAGATGCATCGGACCCTGAAAATTGTCACCAAAGACATAGAGGAGCGTATGCAGTACAACACGGCTATCGCCCGTATGATGGAGCTCACCAACGCCCTGTACCAGGTTGAAGAAAAAGAATGGGAAAGCCCGGCAGGAAGGGCCGTTTTATCGGAAATATTCGATAAATTCATCCCCATGCTTTCACCCTTCATTCCCCATGCCGCCGAGGAGATGTGGGAAACCCTGGGCAGAAAGCAGGGACTTACGGCTGCGGCATGGCCGGAATATATCGATGAACTCACCACGCGCAACGAGACCGAAATAGTGTTCCAGGTGAACGGCAAGATACGGTCCAAGGAAATGGTCCCGTCGGACATCACGAAGGAAGACATGGAAAAAATGGCCATGGAAAACGACCGCGTAAAGGAATTCATCGAGGGAAAATCCATCGTAAAAGTCATAGCCGTGCCGGGCAAGCTGGTGAATATCGTCGTCAAATAG